Proteins found in one Acanthopagrus latus isolate v.2019 chromosome 3, fAcaLat1.1, whole genome shotgun sequence genomic segment:
- the LOC119017300 gene encoding E3 ubiquitin/ISG15 ligase TRIM25-like — protein MEQRGLQLDRETFSCLICLDLLKDPVTTPCGHSYCKNCIKDHWDTEVERRIYSCPQCRKSFTPRPELLTHTMLAALVEQLKKTGLQAAAADLCYAGAEDVACDACTGRKLRAVKSCQVCLASYCEKHLQPHYEAAFLKKHKLVEPSEKLQENICSRHDEVMKMFCRTDQQCICYLCSVDEHKGHDTVSAAAERTERQRELEGSRHNIQQRIQDREEDVKLLQQEVEAINGSADKAVEHSEKIFSELIRLMEERRSDVKQQVRSQQETEVSRVKELQEKLEQEITELKRKDAELKKLSHTEDHNQFLHNYPSLSALSESTHSSSINIRPLNYFEDVTAAVSELRDKLQDVLRDTWTNISLTVMKVDVLLSNPQPEPKTRAGFLRYSREITLDPNSIQTSVLI, from the coding sequence atggagcagagaggaCTTCAGCTGGACCGAGAGACTTTCTCTTGTCTGATCTGTttggatctactgaaggatccggtgACGACTCCCTGTGGACACAGTTACTGTAAGAACTGTATTAAAGACCACTGGGACACAGAGGTTGAGAGGAGGatctacagctgccctcagtgcaggaagagcttcacaccgaggcctgagctgctgacacacaccatgttagcagctttagtggagcagctgaagaagactggactccaagctgctgctgctgatctctgctatgctggagctgaagatgtggcctgtgatgcctgcactgggaggaaactgagagctgTCAAGTCCTGTCAGGTCTGTCTGGCCtcttactgtgagaaacacctccagcctcattatgaagcagcttttttaaagaaacacaagctggtggagccgtcagagaagctccaggagaacatctgctctcgtcacgatgaggtgatgaagatgttctgccgtactgatcagcagtgtatctgttatctctgctctgtggacgaacataaaggccacgacacagtgtcagctgcagcagagaggactgagaggcagagagagctggaggggagtcgacacaacatccagcagagaatccaggacagagaggaagatgtgaagctgcttcaacaggaggtggaggccatcaatggctctgctgataaagcagtggagcacagtgagaagatcttcTCCGagctgatccgtctcatggaggaaagacgctctgatgtgaagcagcaggtcagatcccagcaggaaactgaagtgagtcgagtcaaagagcttcaggagaagctggagcaggagatcactgagctgaagaggaaagacgctgagctgaagaagctctcacacacagaggatcacaaccagtttctacacaactacccctcactgtcagcactcagtgagtctacacactcatccagcatcaacatccgtcctctcaactactttgaggatgtgacagcagctgtgtcagagctcagagacaaactacaggacgtcctgagagacacatggaccaacatctcactgacagtgatgaaagtggatgttttactgtcaaacCCACAACCAGAGCCGAAGACCAGAGCTGGATTCTTAAGATATTCACgtgaaatcacactggatccaaacagCATACAGACATCTGTTCTTAtctga
- the LOC119017293 gene encoding zinc finger protein 239-like → MSKVQTLRVVVKQRLTAAAEEIFELFERTIAEYEEELCRHRKLLAVQKQTDVQQPSGSEEVCSEPPELLHIKEEQEEVWTSQEEADIIQFTFTPLPAKGDDDDKKNRSSQPGQSLTEQMETGADGEDCGGPEPARTSDPVQHLHPVTEDKASHSSELDSEDASESESDDDASDSDSDDSGSDSDDNAFEHETDYSCDRDETAGPQTGLNPLQNSEVHVSDVDFNSGTSSFIPSECAASFGQDGPESEGKNFSCSFCTKTFQWRCDVERHMRVHTGEKPFSCSVCGKRFTQNSTLTSHLRVHTGEKPYTCSICNTSFRVRHNLSAHMRIHTGERPFGCSVCGRGFTRKHYLKQHMIAHTNEKPISCSLCGEGFAERRDLKQHMTVHVGEKPFSCSVCGQRFAHDGNLKRHMSVHSGEKLVSCNLCDKRSPHGAQSHSTHIH, encoded by the exons atgtctaaagtcCAAACGCTGAGAGTTGTTGTGAAGCAGCGACTAACTGCggctgctgaagagatatttgagctgtttgaaagaacgaTAGCAGAGTACGAGGAGGAACTGTGTCGACACCGGAAACTACTGGCCGTCCAGAAACAAACAG ACGTCCAGCAGCCGTCGGGCAGTGAGGAGGTTTGTTCTGAGCCACCGGAGCTGCTGCACATtaaggaggagcaggaggaggtctGGACCAGTCAGGAGGAGGCCGACATCATCCAGTTCACCTTCACTCCTCTCCCGGCGAAGGGTGACGACGATGACAAGAAAAACAGGTCCTCACAGCCTGGTCAGAGTCTGACCGAACAGATGGAGACCGGGGCTGACggagaggactgtggaggacCAGAACCAGCCAGGACCTCAGATCCAGTTCAACATTTACACCCTGTGACTGAAGACAAGGCGTCACACTCCTCTGAACTGGATTCAGAAGACGCTTCTGAATCTGAGAGCGATGACGACGCCTCCGATTCCGACTCTGATGACAGCGGCTCTGATTCTGATGACAATGCCTTTGAACACGAGACTGATTACAGCTGTGATCGGGACGAGACGGCGGGACCACAGACGGGTTTAAACCCTCTGCAGAACAGTGAAGTACATGTGAGCGACGTGGACTTCAACTCCGGGACGTCGTCGTTCATCCCCTCTGAATGTGCTGCGAGCTTCGGCCAGGACGGACCAGAGTCTGAAGGAAAAAACTTCAGCTGCTCGTTCTGTACGAAGACGTTTCAGTGGAGGTGTGATGTCGAACgacacatgagagtccacacgGGGGAGAAACCCTTCAGCTGCTCAGTCTGCGGGAAGAGATTCACACAGAACTCCACTTTGACCTCACACCTGAgagttcacacaggtgagaagccttACACCTGCTCCATCTGTAACACCAGCTTCAGAGTCAGACACAACCTGTCGGCTCACATGAGGATCCACACCGGGGAGAGACCGTTCGGTTGTTCAGTTTGTGGCCGAGGGTTCACGCGGAAGCATTACCTCAAACAACACATGATCGCTCACACCAACGAGAAGCCCATCAGCTGTTCGCTCTGTGGCGAAGGATTTGCAGAAAGGAGGGACCTCAAACAGCACATGACGGTCCACGTCGGGGAGAAACCGTTCAGCTGTTCAGTCTGCGGTCAGAGATTTGCACATGATGGAAATCTGAAGCGACACATGAGCGTCCACAGCGGGGAGAAACTAGTGAGCTGCAACCTGTGTGATAAAAGATCCCCTCATGGCGCTCAGTCACATTCCACTCATATCCACTGA